The DNA window AAAAAGTGATATACCTCTTAAAAATTTTTAACCTCATTAAACATGAGGTTAAGAATATAAGAGAGGGGACATAAACAGTGTTTATGTCCCCTTCTTTACTGACTACATGTCCGTGTTAGGGCCTTTGTAAGGTCTTAGGTATTAGTAGTTACCTTTGAACATTGTAGCAGGAGCTTCTGGTACATAATCGCCGAAGTAGGATTTGAAGTCTAAACCTAATTCATTGCAAAGGTCTTGAACTTCAAGCATTGTACCGTTAAGTACAGGGATGCCTTCAGCTTTAACTTTAGCAACAGATTCATGTTCTTTTTCGCCATGAGTGTAGATACGGTCTTGACCTTGTGCTTTAGGAGCTTCACGTAATTCTTGTAAGAATTGGGAGAAGTGTTTTTTGATTTCAGCTGGGTCACCGAAGAATTCAGGGTTGATAGCCATGAAGCCGTGGCAGATATTGGATTTACCGCCAACCATACATTTGTTGGAAGTACCGCCTTGAGACAAGATGGAGGAGAATAATTCAGCAATCATGCCGTTACCATAACCTTTGTGGCCGCCAAGAACTTCTGTAGCACCACCTAAAGGAAGGATACCGCCGCCTTCATGACGGGAGATGTTGCCCAATACTTCAGCTGCATCAGTGGAAGGAACGCCGTCTTTATTAACAGCCCAACCATCTGGAGTAGCTTTGCCCATTTTGTTGTACATTTCAAGTTTACCACGAGTTACTACTGTAGTGGAGCAATCGAAGAAGAAGTCAACAGGATCAGCAGGTACAGTCCAAGCGATAGGGTTAGAACCAAGCATAGCTTTACGAGCATATACAGGAACCATGATTGCTTCGGAGTTTGTACAAGAGAAACCGATTAAGCCTTGGTCGGATGCCATTTTAGCATAGTAACCAGCGATACCATAGTGGTTGGAGTTACGTACGGATACGATACCAACACCGGATTTTTTAGCTTTTTCGATAGCCATTTCCATAGCTTTGTGACCCAACAATTGGCCCATGCCATCATGACCGTCGATAACTGCGGAGATTGGAGTTTCTTTTACGATTTCAGGTTTTGCGTCGATTTTGATCAAGCCATTAGTGATACCTTTGTGGTAACGAACCATACGTTGCATACCATGGCTTTGAATACCGAACAAGTCGGAAGTCAAAAGTACGTCTTGGATGATGTCAGCTTCTTTTTCGGAGAAACCGAATTTTTGGAAAGCGTCCATGCTTAATTTTTTCAATGTTTCATAAGGGAATAACACAGTGTTTTTTGCGTCTGCCATCGTTAAAACCTCTTTTCAGAAAATATGTACCTGATATAGTAACGTCACTCTAAAATATCATGAAGTTTAAATGATATTTGGTGAGCTCTATATCCTCTCAAATGACAATGTCAGTATAGCACAGAAAGAAGTGAGATTGAATAGTCTTACAGTCTGAAACACATTACTAAATACGCATACGTACCGGTGATGTTTGTCACATATTCCGAGGTCGATTACTGAAACATCCGATTATACCTAAAACTATATGGTTATGACTTTTAGTTATGGTTGCATGATTTTTTTATAGATTTTCAGTATTTTTATAGAACTTATTAGTATATCTGTTTAGGTTTTGAGCAAGAATGAGAATGGATAAATATCGATAAAACTTGAAATGTTCAATATTATATATAAAAAATATTGATATGTATATTAACGTATTGTGATAACTAAATGTATTGATATGCATAATATACAATAATTTTAATCTTTGTGAAGATAGAAAATGTGTTAAAGGTTACACTTATACAGATGATGCTGTAATATAATATAAATATACATCCTATAGTTTATATAATTTATAAGCGAGGTGCTTATTTTGAAAGAATACAAATCAGTATGTCCTTATGATTGCCCAGATGCATGTGGTCTAATCGTATCGGTAGAGAACAACAGAGTAGTATCTGTTCGTGGTAATAGAAATCATGCTTTTACAAGAGGTACATTGTGCCCTAAAATGGCGCATTACGAACAAGTGGTTCATTCTCCATTGCGTTTACAGTACCCAATGAAACGGATTGGTAAAAAAGGAATCGGTGAAGACCAATATATACGTATCAGTTGGGATGAGGCATTAGATACCATTGTTAATAATTTTAAAGAAACTATTAGTACTCATGGCAGTGAAAGTATTTTGCGCTACTCCTATGCAGGTACTATGGGGGTGATTCAAAGCCCAGCAGCAGATTACTTTTTCCGCCGTATTGGTGCTACAGATCAGGACCGTGGTATTTGCTCCCCTGCAAAACAGGCAGGATTCCGCTCTGTTTATGGTGATACACTAGCCATTAAACCGCAAGAGGCACAATATAGTGATTTAATTGTTCTATGGGGCATTAATGCCACTGCTACGGATGTTCATATCTTACATGATGTAAACATAGCAAAAAAGAATGGCGCTCGAGTTTGGATTATTGATACTCATAAAACCTATACTTTTAATCAAGCTCATGAACATATTTACGTAAAACCTGGTAGTGATGGCGCCTTAGCGTTAGGTATGCTTCATATTATTCATCGAGACGGTTTAGCAGATATAGATTTTATTAAGAAACATGTACAAGGTTATGATGAACTCGTAAACGATGTGTTGCTTGATTTTACAACGGAAAAAGCATCTGAACTTTGTGGCGTTTCCGTAGAACGTATGATTGAGTTTGCC is part of the Veillonella sp. genome and encodes:
- a CDS encoding Ldh family oxidoreductase, producing the protein MADAKNTVLFPYETLKKLSMDAFQKFGFSEKEADIIQDVLLTSDLFGIQSHGMQRMVRYHKGITNGLIKIDAKPEIVKETPISAVIDGHDGMGQLLGHKAMEMAIEKAKKSGVGIVSVRNSNHYGIAGYYAKMASDQGLIGFSCTNSEAIMVPVYARKAMLGSNPIAWTVPADPVDFFFDCSTTVVTRGKLEMYNKMGKATPDGWAVNKDGVPSTDAAEVLGNISRHEGGGILPLGGATEVLGGHKGYGNGMIAELFSSILSQGGTSNKCMVGGKSNICHGFMAINPEFFGDPAEIKKHFSQFLQELREAPKAQGQDRIYTHGEKEHESVAKVKAEGIPVLNGTMLEVQDLCNELGLDFKSYFGDYVPEAPATMFKGNY